A single Pseudoalteromonas phenolica DNA region contains:
- the trmB gene encoding tRNA (guanine(46)-N(7))-methyltransferase TrmB: protein MSEANSRSIVSNQPGLHEKLDEIVQKHLAAEFKKPIAEHTQQAFDEVNEKVQAFNGPLILDSCCGVGESTANLAKLHPDALVIGIDKSSHRLDKHDVEYKQTESGHYILVQADLNDFWRLALEAGWQPTHHYLLYPNPWPKAKHIGRRWHGAPVFPFIVKLGGILEVRSNWDIYVKEFARALELAGHPAAVEAYESDTAITPFERKYWASGQSSTRLKLDLSR from the coding sequence ATGAGTGAAGCAAATTCGAGAAGCATTGTTTCAAACCAACCAGGGCTGCATGAAAAGCTCGATGAAATAGTACAAAAGCACCTAGCGGCAGAGTTTAAAAAGCCCATTGCCGAACATACGCAACAAGCGTTTGATGAGGTCAATGAAAAGGTTCAGGCTTTTAACGGACCTTTGATTTTGGACTCATGCTGCGGAGTAGGTGAAAGCACCGCCAACTTAGCTAAGCTGCACCCAGATGCCTTGGTGATTGGTATCGATAAGTCGTCGCACCGCTTAGATAAGCATGATGTGGAATATAAGCAAACTGAATCAGGGCACTATATTTTAGTTCAGGCTGATTTAAACGATTTTTGGCGCCTTGCGCTAGAAGCTGGTTGGCAGCCAACGCATCATTATTTGTTATATCCAAACCCTTGGCCTAAAGCCAAGCATATTGGTAGACGTTGGCACGGTGCCCCCGTCTTCCCATTTATTGTGAAGTTAGGCGGTATTTTAGAAGTGCGCTCTAATTGGGATATTTACGTTAAAGAGTTTGCACGAGCGCTAGAATTAGCAGGCCACCCAGCTGCGGTTGAAGCATACGAGAGTGACACTGCCATCACGCCGTTTGAGCGAAAATACTGGGCGAGCGGGCAATCTAGTACACGTTTGAAACTAGATTTATCTCGCTAA
- a CDS encoding ABC transporter permease has translation MSLSRYSVALKSIWIKECIRFLRIWVQTLVPPAITMTLYFVIFGSLIGSRIGEMGGFSYMEFIVPGLIMMSVITNSYSNVASSFYSTKFQKSIEELLVAPVPNYIIVLGYMGGGMARGMLVGLIVTIVSLFFVDIQIHNVFVIIATVVLTSAVFALGGLINAVYANSFDDISIIPTFVLTPLTYLGGVFYSITLLPEFWQGVSQVNPIIYMVNAFRFGFLGVSDVSIYTSFAVLLVLITGLFITALTLIRRGIGLRH, from the coding sequence ATGAGTTTAAGTCGTTATTCAGTCGCGTTAAAAAGTATTTGGATCAAAGAATGTATCCGCTTTTTGCGTATTTGGGTGCAAACCTTAGTGCCACCTGCGATCACTATGACCTTATATTTTGTGATCTTCGGTAGTTTAATCGGCTCGCGAATTGGCGAGATGGGCGGCTTTAGCTATATGGAATTTATTGTTCCTGGTCTGATCATGATGTCGGTGATCACCAACTCCTATTCGAATGTTGCATCGAGTTTCTATTCGACTAAATTCCAAAAGAGCATTGAAGAGCTGTTAGTGGCGCCCGTGCCAAATTACATTATTGTGCTTGGTTACATGGGCGGCGGTATGGCTCGTGGCATGCTAGTAGGTTTAATCGTCACAATTGTGTCTTTGTTTTTCGTTGATATTCAAATTCATAATGTGTTTGTGATCATTGCTACTGTGGTACTGACATCGGCAGTATTCGCCTTAGGTGGCCTCATCAACGCCGTTTATGCAAACAGCTTTGACGATATCAGTATTATTCCAACCTTTGTCCTGACGCCACTGACATACTTAGGTGGAGTATTCTACTCTATCACGCTGTTGCCTGAGTTCTGGCAAGGTGTGTCGCAGGTAAATCCGATCATTTATATGGTGAACGCATTTAGATTTGGCTTTTTAGGTGTGTCTGATGTCAGCATTTACACCTCATTTGCGGTATTATTAGTGCTAATTACTGGTTTATTTATTACGGCACTGACATTAATTCGCCGTGGGATAGGGTTACGTCACTGA
- the panP gene encoding pyridoxal-dependent aspartate 1-decarboxylase PanP, producing MGPKRCAVASDETLMRIFTVPEAPDSTLSKIELEISNNLVGFLNENIAAIEKPLHEVEKDFQSAAIPEQPMFVSDYAQDIMEQLVAHSVHTASPSFIGHMTSALPHFVLPLSKLMVGLNQNLVKIETSKAFTPLERQVLGMMHHLAYGADESFYGKWMHSAKTSLGAFCSGGTVANITALWIARNRLLQPQGDFKGINSQGLVAAMMHYGYKGLAVLVSERGHYSLGKAADVLGIGRDNFIAIKTSDDNKVDVQAMREKALELEAQGIKVMALVGVAGTTETGNIDPLSDMADLAQELNCHFHVDAAWGGATLLSANARPLLAGIERADSITIDAHKQMYVPMGAGMVLFKDPHATDAIEHHAEYILRKGSKDLGSHTLEGSRPGMAMLVHACLRVIGRQGYEMLIDKGIAKAKYFAELIKQEEDFELVSEPELCLLTYRYVPKAIKQAIANANEDEKIDIYAALNRFTASMQKRQREAGRSFVSRTRLTPVQYDNQPTVVFRVVLANPLTSEAMLKEILDEQKQLAKTDPIFKKYLAKYI from the coding sequence ATGGGTCCTAAGCGTTGTGCTGTAGCTTCTGATGAAACTTTAATGCGTATATTTACGGTGCCGGAAGCGCCAGATTCAACTTTAAGTAAGATTGAACTGGAAATCTCCAATAATTTGGTGGGCTTTTTAAACGAGAATATTGCTGCAATTGAAAAACCTTTGCACGAAGTGGAAAAAGATTTTCAGTCGGCTGCTATTCCAGAACAGCCCATGTTTGTGTCTGATTATGCCCAAGATATAATGGAGCAGCTTGTCGCGCATTCGGTGCATACAGCTTCACCTAGCTTCATTGGTCATATGACATCTGCTTTGCCACATTTTGTTTTACCTTTGTCAAAATTAATGGTGGGGTTAAACCAAAATTTAGTAAAAATCGAAACCTCCAAAGCATTTACGCCACTAGAACGCCAAGTATTAGGGATGATGCACCATCTTGCTTATGGTGCTGATGAATCTTTTTATGGCAAATGGATGCACAGTGCAAAAACGTCGTTAGGTGCGTTTTGCTCGGGCGGAACAGTTGCCAATATCACAGCACTTTGGATTGCTCGAAATCGTCTGTTACAACCGCAAGGTGATTTTAAAGGCATTAATAGTCAAGGTCTGGTCGCTGCCATGATGCACTATGGCTATAAAGGTTTGGCGGTGTTAGTGTCTGAGCGAGGACATTACTCTCTGGGCAAAGCGGCAGATGTACTAGGTATTGGCCGCGATAACTTTATTGCTATAAAAACCAGCGATGATAACAAAGTTGATGTTCAGGCTATGCGTGAGAAAGCGTTAGAGCTTGAGGCACAAGGCATAAAGGTCATGGCGTTAGTGGGGGTTGCTGGCACAACCGAGACAGGTAATATTGACCCCCTTAGTGATATGGCCGACTTAGCTCAAGAGTTAAACTGTCACTTTCATGTTGATGCGGCTTGGGGTGGAGCGACTTTGTTATCGGCGAATGCCCGCCCGTTGTTAGCTGGTATTGAGCGTGCAGATTCAATCACCATTGACGCGCATAAACAAATGTATGTGCCAATGGGCGCCGGTATGGTGCTATTTAAAGACCCGCATGCTACTGATGCGATTGAGCATCACGCCGAATATATTCTTCGTAAAGGCTCTAAAGACTTGGGGAGTCATACGCTTGAGGGAAGCCGTCCAGGCATGGCGATGCTTGTACATGCATGCTTACGTGTGATTGGTCGTCAAGGCTATGAAATGCTTATCGATAAGGGCATTGCAAAGGCGAAATATTTTGCAGAGCTTATCAAACAAGAGGAAGATTTTGAGTTAGTGTCAGAACCTGAGTTATGTTTGTTAACTTACCGTTATGTACCGAAGGCAATTAAGCAGGCAATCGCCAATGCGAATGAAGACGAGAAAATCGACATTTATGCTGCATTAAACCGATTCACGGCAAGCATGCAAAAGCGTCAGCGTGAAGCTGGGCGTTCATTTGTCTCTCGTACTCGTTTAACGCCTGTACAATATGATAATCAGCCTACGGTTGTTTTCAGAGTTGTGTTAGCTAATCCATTAACCTCTGAAGCTATGCTTAAAGAGATTCTAGACGAGCAAAAGCAATTAGCGAAAACAGATCCTATCTTCAAAAAGTATTTAGCTAAGTATATTTAA
- a CDS encoding VOC family protein: MQYLKTIIYVDSVEEALDFYYQAFGFATTALTETADYGELDTGMVTLGFASHPLAQAQFKQSYIRSHPKQPALGFELCIECENVVESYDKAVSAGAEPLMPPSHKGEHTQAYVRAIEGTLIALITQSAR; this comes from the coding sequence ATGCAGTATTTAAAAACAATCATTTATGTCGACTCAGTTGAAGAGGCGTTAGATTTTTACTATCAAGCTTTTGGTTTTGCGACTACGGCACTGACAGAAACGGCTGATTATGGTGAGTTAGATACCGGTATGGTGACACTTGGCTTTGCCTCACACCCTTTGGCGCAAGCACAGTTTAAGCAAAGTTATATTCGTAGCCATCCAAAGCAACCCGCACTGGGGTTTGAATTGTGTATCGAGTGTGAAAATGTCGTTGAGAGTTATGATAAGGCGGTTTCAGCGGGCGCAGAGCCGCTTATGCCGCCTAGCCACAAAGGCGAGCACACACAAGCTTATGTGCGTGCTATTGAAGGTACATTGATTGCATTAATCACACAAAGCGCGCGCTAA
- a CDS encoding EAL domain-containing protein has protein sequence MIRRTSPANLLFAGFFIFLTCLVGYVYYTYETTRTAIVSDIDERLLHAAKSAQLLLGEQYHDDLATIQPEQYKRLSKQLSLLADTLNVEYVYSMVYEQPFVLFTSSSYTKEDVQTDMLTRFLDPYPEATVINKSAFRSTEPVFEISEDQWGRFKTIFVPYISNTGKTYLVGADITMDSVQAQLNASVTRAILSGSFFFFIAVLVACFYFILYRKSLTTDPRTGFGNRIALEHDINQHKNEHLSLAIVEIHELENIVSFYGANVGDQVMSKVMGYFASQSNSVYVYRLATSKLVLFCDSERGEHFLSNLVQQFPASSPVLNRPHLYVQLNAGIAEGNKSLLLENAYVACRQAVQQKELVCIYSIDKHEAKQLQHARLAMAKTLNDAFSQNRVVVYFTPRCAPNHDNICQYLCNARVLDEQGGIITDNAFSEVVKQSRMEGQLTRHIFSQCVTRFRKSRTAWSIGLSYQDASDPQLIDFISQELRRYPQPSLITFELDEQDILDNFNAMAVAINILKSKGVKILVNSVSSGLLTVSRVMKLSIDAIKLDDGISNHLENDEQVLSFIEHLARLCRDREMHLIVGNVETELQYELLCAAGVTYLQGSYIGKATPHIKCPEEHATYQASA, from the coding sequence ATGATCAGAAGGACCTCGCCAGCAAATCTTCTTTTTGCAGGCTTTTTTATATTTTTAACGTGCCTAGTAGGTTACGTGTATTACACCTACGAAACAACGCGCACAGCAATCGTTAGCGACATTGATGAGCGGCTATTACATGCAGCAAAAAGTGCTCAATTGTTGCTTGGTGAACAATACCATGATGATTTAGCAACAATTCAGCCAGAGCAGTATAAACGTTTAAGTAAACAGCTTTCACTTCTAGCTGATACGCTCAATGTTGAGTACGTCTATAGCATGGTATATGAACAACCTTTTGTACTCTTTACTTCCTCAAGTTATACAAAAGAAGATGTGCAAACGGATATGCTTACGCGCTTTTTAGACCCTTACCCTGAAGCAACAGTAATAAATAAAAGCGCTTTTCGCTCAACTGAACCCGTGTTTGAAATTTCAGAAGATCAATGGGGGCGTTTTAAAACTATTTTCGTACCTTATATAAGTAATACAGGTAAAACTTATCTAGTTGGTGCTGATATAACTATGGACTCAGTACAAGCCCAGCTAAATGCCAGTGTCACCCGCGCAATTTTAAGTGGTAGCTTTTTCTTCTTCATTGCCGTACTGGTCGCCTGTTTTTATTTTATCTTATATCGAAAGTCACTCACTACAGATCCTCGAACAGGGTTTGGGAATCGCATTGCGTTAGAGCATGATATTAATCAACATAAAAACGAACATTTAAGTCTCGCAATTGTTGAAATACATGAGCTTGAAAATATCGTCAGTTTTTATGGTGCCAATGTTGGCGATCAGGTAATGAGTAAAGTGATGGGATACTTTGCGTCGCAATCTAACTCTGTGTATGTTTATCGACTTGCAACATCAAAATTAGTGCTATTTTGTGATAGTGAACGAGGGGAGCACTTTTTAAGTAACTTAGTACAACAATTCCCTGCCAGCTCACCAGTTTTAAATAGGCCTCATCTATATGTTCAGCTAAATGCTGGTATAGCAGAAGGCAATAAATCTCTTCTCCTAGAAAATGCCTATGTTGCATGCCGCCAAGCCGTGCAACAAAAAGAATTGGTCTGTATTTACAGCATTGATAAGCATGAAGCAAAGCAGTTACAGCATGCTCGCCTAGCGATGGCTAAAACGCTTAATGACGCCTTTTCTCAAAATCGCGTAGTTGTTTACTTTACTCCGCGCTGCGCCCCAAACCATGACAATATATGCCAGTATTTATGTAATGCTAGAGTACTCGATGAGCAAGGTGGCATTATTACCGATAACGCTTTTTCTGAAGTGGTTAAACAGTCACGTATGGAAGGACAACTTACCAGACATATCTTTTCTCAATGTGTAACCCGATTTAGAAAATCACGCACTGCTTGGTCAATCGGTCTGAGCTATCAAGATGCCTCTGACCCACAATTAATCGACTTTATCTCTCAAGAACTACGTCGGTACCCGCAACCAAGCTTAATCACCTTTGAACTTGATGAGCAAGACATACTCGATAACTTCAATGCTATGGCCGTTGCAATTAATATATTAAAGAGTAAGGGTGTGAAGATTTTGGTCAACTCAGTGAGCAGTGGTTTGCTTACAGTGAGTCGAGTGATGAAACTAAGTATTGATGCCATTAAACTCGACGATGGTATATCTAACCATCTAGAAAATGATGAGCAAGTATTGTCTTTTATTGAGCATTTAGCCCGCTTATGTCGCGACAGGGAAATGCACTTAATCGTTGGTAATGTAGAAACTGAGTTACAGTACGAACTTCTTTGTGCCGCGGGCGTTACTTATTTACAAGGGAGTTATATTGGCAAGGCCACGCCACATATCAAATGCCCCGAAGAGCATGCAACGTATCAGGCAAGTGCATAG
- a CDS encoding ABC transporter ATP-binding protein, translating to MTIALNIQGLRKVYKNGVEAVKGIDLQVEQGDFFALLGPNGAGKSTTIGVISSLVNKTAGTVEVFGHSIDTKLEDAKQELGLVPQEFNFSQFETLNQILVNQAGYYGVPRKLAHERAEKYLKKLGLFDKKDKQARTLSGGMKRRLMIARALMHEPKLLILDEPTAGVDIELRRSMWDFLREINEQGVTIILTTHYLEEAELLCKNIAIIDQGTIVENTTIKALLAKLDKETFVLDLQSPVKPVTLEGYEFVMTDDHTLEVEVAKSQGLNEVFSQLSAQGNTVLSMRNKANRLEELFVSLLEQGREA from the coding sequence ATGACCATCGCATTAAATATTCAAGGCTTACGCAAAGTCTATAAAAATGGCGTCGAAGCGGTAAAAGGCATCGACTTGCAAGTAGAGCAGGGCGATTTTTTTGCGCTGCTTGGCCCTAATGGTGCAGGTAAATCAACCACCATTGGCGTCATTTCGTCATTGGTAAATAAAACCGCAGGCACAGTTGAAGTCTTTGGTCATTCAATTGATACAAAGTTAGAAGATGCGAAACAAGAGCTAGGTTTAGTGCCGCAAGAGTTTAACTTTTCTCAGTTCGAAACACTCAACCAAATTTTAGTGAACCAAGCGGGTTACTATGGTGTGCCACGTAAACTTGCCCATGAGCGTGCCGAGAAATATTTAAAAAAGCTGGGTCTGTTCGATAAAAAAGACAAGCAAGCGCGTACGCTTTCGGGTGGTATGAAACGCCGCCTGATGATTGCGCGCGCATTAATGCACGAACCTAAGTTGCTTATTTTAGATGAGCCAACCGCAGGTGTAGACATTGAACTACGTCGCTCAATGTGGGATTTCTTACGTGAAATCAATGAGCAGGGTGTAACCATTATTCTGACAACTCACTACCTTGAAGAAGCGGAGTTACTGTGTAAAAACATCGCCATCATCGACCAAGGTACGATTGTTGAAAACACCACGATCAAAGCCTTACTTGCCAAGTTAGACAAAGAAACCTTTGTACTCGACTTACAGTCACCCGTGAAGCCCGTTACCTTAGAGGGTTATGAGTTCGTGATGACTGACGACCACACATTAGAGGTTGAGGTGGCCAAATCTCAAGGGTTAAACGAGGTGTTTTCACAGTTATCAGCGCAAGGTAATACCGTGCTGAGTATGCGAAATAAAGCCAACCGATTAGAAGAATTGTTTGTAAGTTTACTAGAGCAGGGGCGTGAAGCATGA
- a CDS encoding DUF2750 domain-containing protein has product MSEIEIESELVTFVEQARLGAQVWALGAEDGGVVVCESNQFENADVLLLWDSEEKAKAQCKDEWQAYSPMAIDLDELLDEWVEDLNEDQALFGLNWNDENVCVEIEPTGLARALCD; this is encoded by the coding sequence ATGAGCGAAATCGAAATTGAATCAGAATTAGTCACATTTGTTGAGCAAGCCCGCCTTGGTGCGCAAGTTTGGGCTTTAGGCGCAGAAGATGGTGGCGTCGTTGTTTGCGAATCAAACCAGTTTGAAAATGCAGATGTCCTTTTGTTATGGGACAGTGAAGAAAAAGCAAAAGCACAATGTAAAGACGAGTGGCAAGCATACTCGCCAATGGCTATCGACCTAGACGAATTATTAGACGAGTGGGTTGAAGACTTAAACGAAGACCAAGCATTATTTGGCCTAAACTGGAACGATGAAAACGTGTGTGTGGAAATTGAGCCTACTGGCTTAGCGCGCGCTTTGTGTGATTAA
- the rph gene encoding ribonuclease PH, producing the protein MRPSERTANQIRPVTFTRNYTMHAEGSVLVEFGNTKVLCTATVEAGVPRFMKGQGKGWITAEYGMLPRSTHTRNNREAAKGKQGGRTMEIQRLIARALRAAVDLKALGENTITIDCDVLQADGGTRTASISGACVALVDALTNMRAKGMINNNPLKFMIAAISVGVYKGQAISDLEYLEDSEAETDMNVIMTETGKLIEVQGTAEGEPFSFEELDELLGLAKHSIREIIDIQKQALA; encoded by the coding sequence ATGCGTCCAAGTGAAAGAACAGCAAATCAAATTAGGCCTGTGACCTTTACCCGTAACTATACTATGCACGCCGAAGGCTCTGTGCTGGTTGAGTTCGGAAACACAAAAGTACTTTGTACAGCAACGGTTGAAGCCGGTGTACCTCGCTTTATGAAAGGCCAAGGTAAAGGTTGGATCACAGCTGAATACGGTATGTTGCCACGTTCTACTCATACGCGTAATAACCGCGAAGCTGCAAAAGGCAAGCAAGGCGGCCGCACAATGGAAATTCAACGCTTAATCGCGCGCGCGCTTCGTGCAGCGGTTGATTTAAAAGCGCTTGGCGAAAACACCATTACAATTGATTGTGATGTACTTCAGGCTGACGGTGGTACGCGTACGGCGTCTATCAGCGGTGCGTGTGTGGCATTGGTTGATGCACTGACTAACATGCGTGCAAAAGGCATGATCAACAATAACCCGCTTAAGTTTATGATCGCAGCAATTTCTGTTGGTGTTTACAAAGGCCAAGCGATTTCTGATCTTGAATACCTAGAAGATTCAGAAGCTGAAACTGATATGAATGTGATCATGACTGAAACAGGCAAGCTGATTGAAGTACAAGGCACAGCTGAGGGCGAACCGTTCTCATTTGAAGAATTAGATGAGCTGTTAGGTCTGGCGAAGCATTCAATTCGCGAAATCATCGATATTCAAAAACAAGCATTGGCATAA
- a CDS encoding flavin prenyltransferase UbiX — translation MKQYKEAITLAFSGASGAPYGLRLLEVLVAMNYQVYVLISSAARVVLDTESNIKLSGNEQKCTEQLSELVKAGPEQVKVFGKDNWFSPVASGSAAPKKMVVCPCSAGSVSAIAVGASDNLLERAADVVIKERGQLILVPRETPFSSIHLENMHKLSQMGVTIMPAAPGFYHKPESIDDLVDFMVARILDHLHIEHTLTKRWGYGDHK, via the coding sequence ATGAAACAGTATAAAGAGGCCATTACACTGGCTTTTAGTGGTGCATCGGGCGCACCTTATGGTCTTCGTCTACTCGAAGTGCTGGTGGCAATGAACTACCAAGTCTATGTACTTATTTCGAGCGCAGCGCGAGTGGTGCTTGATACCGAATCAAATATAAAGTTGTCGGGCAATGAGCAAAAATGCACTGAACAGTTAAGTGAGCTAGTAAAAGCTGGGCCTGAGCAAGTTAAAGTATTTGGCAAAGACAACTGGTTTAGCCCGGTGGCTTCTGGTTCAGCGGCACCGAAAAAAATGGTGGTTTGCCCATGTAGCGCAGGTTCTGTATCGGCTATTGCGGTGGGCGCATCAGATAACTTATTAGAACGTGCGGCTGATGTGGTGATCAAAGAACGTGGACAACTGATTTTAGTGCCGCGTGAAACGCCATTTAGCTCAATTCACTTAGAGAATATGCACAAACTGAGTCAGATGGGTGTGACCATCATGCCTGCGGCTCCGGGTTTTTATCATAAACCTGAATCGATCGACGACCTTGTCGACTTTATGGTGGCGCGAATTTTAGACCACTTACATATCGAACATACACTCACTAAACGTTGGGGTTATGGAGACCACAAATAA
- the pyrE gene encoding orotate phosphoribosyltransferase, with translation MKAYQKEFIEFALEKQVLKFGEFTLKSGRTSPYFFNAGLFNTGRDLARLGRFYAAALEDAGIEYDLLFGPAYKGIPIATTTAVALADHYNKDVPYCFNRKEAKTHGEGGSLVGSPLEGRIMLVDDVITAGTAIRESMEIIAAAGADLSGVLIALDRQEKGKAELSAIQEVERDFGTQVVSIVKLADLITYLEEQGSMGEHLEAVKAYRDQYGVA, from the coding sequence ATGAAAGCATATCAAAAAGAGTTTATTGAATTTGCTCTAGAGAAGCAGGTATTAAAGTTTGGTGAGTTCACTTTAAAATCTGGCCGTACTAGCCCTTATTTCTTTAACGCGGGTCTGTTCAACACAGGTCGTGATTTGGCACGTTTAGGTCGTTTTTATGCAGCAGCACTAGAAGATGCAGGCATTGAATACGACTTACTATTTGGCCCTGCATACAAAGGTATTCCAATTGCAACAACGACAGCAGTTGCACTGGCTGATCACTACAACAAAGATGTACCGTATTGCTTCAACCGTAAAGAAGCAAAAACCCACGGTGAAGGCGGTAGCTTAGTAGGTTCTCCACTTGAAGGTCGTATCATGTTAGTTGATGACGTGATCACAGCGGGTACCGCAATTCGTGAATCAATGGAAATCATTGCTGCGGCAGGTGCTGATCTTTCAGGTGTTTTAATTGCCCTAGACCGTCAGGAAAAAGGTAAAGCGGAATTATCTGCAATTCAAGAAGTTGAGCGCGACTTTGGTACACAAGTGGTATCAATCGTGAAACTTGCTGACCTAATTACTTACCTAGAAGAGCAAGGCTCAATGGGCGAGCATTTAGAAGCAGTTAAGGCCTACCGAGACCAATACGGCGTAGCCTAA
- the mpl gene encoding UDP-N-acetylmuramate:L-alanyl-gamma-D-glutamyl-meso-diaminopimelate ligase has translation MSNNNNKHIHILGICGTFMGGIAAIAQSLGYKVTGSDQNVYPPMSTQLEELGIELTQGYDPKQLDPAPDMVVIGNAMSRGNACVEYVLEQGLNYTSGPEWLKNHLLRDSWVLAVAGTHGKTTTASMLAWVLEYAGLRPGFLIGGIVQNFGVSARVSDTPFFVIEADEYDTAFFDKRSKFVHYLPRTLIMNNLEFDHADIFADLNAIQTQFHHLIRTLPGKGKAIYPADDAPIQEVVERGFWSEQETLKGDWDYHLLSADGSQFEVLLHGEVQGVVTWDAIGEHNVKNAMMTIAAARHVGIPVEVSIDALAEFISPKRRMELIGEVAGIRIYDDFAHHPTAIKTTLAGLKAKVGSDEVVAILEPRSNTMKMGVHKQTLLASLEQANKAYLFEPEGLDWSLKAQAQEAGRECDSTIESIIEKVCANAQAGQHILIMSNGGFAGIHQKLLAALQAKFS, from the coding sequence ATGAGCAACAACAATAATAAACACATTCATATTTTAGGTATTTGCGGCACATTTATGGGCGGTATTGCGGCCATTGCTCAGTCTTTGGGTTATAAAGTGACAGGCTCAGATCAAAACGTTTATCCTCCCATGAGTACTCAGCTTGAAGAATTAGGTATTGAGCTCACTCAAGGTTACGATCCTAAACAGCTAGACCCTGCGCCTGATATGGTGGTGATTGGTAATGCTATGAGTCGTGGTAATGCATGTGTTGAGTATGTGTTAGAGCAAGGCTTAAATTACACCTCAGGTCCTGAGTGGCTGAAAAATCATTTACTGCGTGACAGCTGGGTATTGGCAGTGGCGGGCACACACGGTAAAACCACGACGGCGAGTATGTTGGCCTGGGTGTTAGAATACGCAGGTTTGCGCCCTGGCTTTTTAATCGGCGGCATAGTACAAAATTTTGGGGTGTCGGCTCGCGTGAGTGACACGCCGTTTTTTGTGATTGAAGCAGACGAATACGACACGGCCTTTTTTGATAAGCGCAGCAAGTTTGTACATTACCTGCCGCGTACGCTGATCATGAACAATCTAGAATTTGATCATGCCGATATCTTTGCTGATTTAAACGCCATTCAAACGCAGTTCCATCATCTTATTCGTACTTTACCGGGCAAAGGCAAAGCCATTTATCCGGCGGATGATGCGCCTATACAAGAGGTGGTTGAGCGCGGCTTTTGGAGTGAACAAGAAACTTTAAAAGGCGATTGGGACTATCACTTACTCTCAGCTGACGGCTCGCAATTTGAAGTGCTTTTACATGGTGAAGTACAAGGGGTTGTGACGTGGGATGCAATTGGGGAGCACAATGTGAAAAATGCCATGATGACCATTGCCGCAGCGCGACATGTGGGCATTCCAGTTGAGGTGTCCATCGATGCCTTAGCTGAGTTTATATCACCAAAACGCCGTATGGAGTTGATCGGTGAAGTAGCAGGTATTCGTATTTACGACGACTTTGCACATCACCCAACGGCAATTAAAACCACTTTGGCAGGCTTAAAAGCTAAAGTAGGCAGTGATGAGGTCGTTGCTATTTTAGAGCCTCGTTCTAACACCATGAAAATGGGCGTACACAAACAAACCTTGTTGGCGTCACTTGAACAAGCGAATAAAGCGTATTTATTCGAGCCTGAAGGGTTAGATTGGTCACTGAAGGCCCAAGCCCAAGAAGCAGGGCGAGAGTGCGATAGCACGATTGAGTCTATTATTGAGAAGGTGTGTGCAAACGCTCAAGCAGGTCAGCATATTCTTATCATGAGTAATGGTGGTTTTGCGGGTATCCATCAAAAATTATTGGCAGCGTTGCAGGCTAAATTTAGCTAG